A region of the Kaistia geumhonensis genome:
CGACGGCCTCAGTCCGTGGGGATTAGCCTCGGCGATGACGAAATCGGTCGCCTTGGCGGCGCGTTCGTCGCCGGCCGCGATCGCGGCGCGCAGCGGGTCGAGCGCAACGGGCAGAAAGATGTCGCGGCGATCGGCTTCGGCGAGCCAGGTGCCGGAGGCCTTGATCCAGAGCCGGCCGCCCTCCTTCACCGACGTGTTGCCGCCGGCCGCTTGGGTAACCAGCGGATCGCGCCCGATGTGGGCCGAGAGGGCGGCGAGTGCCGAGAGCGCCTGTGATACGGCCATGATGCCATCGCGCGAAATGTGGAAACGAAAACGCGAGGCATGGTCGCCCATGCCTCGCGCCGATGATGGGCCGGATCAGAAGTCGAACTGGCCGATATTGCTCTTGTCGAAGACGAAGGGCGCGCCGAGCAGGATCTCGGAGCCGTTAACGACCTTGAGGTCGCCGAGCTTGCCGGCCTTGACCGAGGTGTCGCCCGGCTTCAGCGTGCCGTCGGCGGCGGCGCGGAGCACGTACATCGCGGCATAGCCGAGATCCACGGGGTTCCACAGGACGACCGACTTCACGCAGTCCTTCTCGACATAGGGCTTCATCGCGTTCGGCGTGGCGAGGCCGACGACAGCGACCTTGCCGCAGAGACCCGACTGGGTCACCGCTTCGGCGGCCGCGGGGGTCGCGACCGAGGTCATGCCGACGATGCCCTTGAGCTTGTCGCCATGCTTGTTAATCAGGGTCGTCGCCTGGTTGAACGACAGGACGTTGTCCTCCTGCGCTTCAACGGTCTCGAGGAATTCGAGCTTCGGATGGCACTTCGCGGCGTAGGCGGCCATTTCGGCGATCCAGCGCGCCTGGTTCGGCGTGGTGAAGGTCGAGGTGACGATCGCGAACGCGGAATCCTCGCCGATTTCCTTGGCGAGATTGTCGACGAGCGACTTTGCCACGCCGTTGAACTCGGCCTGGTTCACGAACCACTGGCGAGCGTCCGGCGTCGAGTTGGCG
Encoded here:
- a CDS encoding autoinducer 2 ABC transporter substrate-binding protein, with the protein product MKTKTILMAAGLVLASSAAYAASWTGGDDLPTNPLACDGTAGEVAAKPYDGGVPTNAPDRNGKKITVVDVPKLIGVGYFSATTKGQAEAAKELGNVDVKTDGPTKANIDEQITFIDNYVTSGVDGILFAANDPVAIAPVLKKALAAGINVVGYDANSTPDARQWFVNQAEFNGVAKSLVDNLAKEIGEDSAFAIVTSTFTTPNQARWIAEMAAYAAKCHPKLEFLETVEAQEDNVLSFNQATTLINKHGDKLKGIVGMTSVATPAAAEAVTQSGLCGKVAVVGLATPNAMKPYVEKDCVKSVVLWNPVDLGYAAMYVLRAAADGTLKPGDTSVKAGKLGDLKVVNGSEILLGAPFVFDKSNIGQFDF